Part of the Metarhizium brunneum chromosome 6, complete sequence genome is shown below.
CCAAATCTTCCGCCTCCTTAACCATCTTGGCAATCTCCAAGCGCACCACCCCAACGTAAGCTATTCTCTGGCCCTCGGTCAACAGGTCTTTCGTAGCTTGCATTTGAGCGACAGCATCACGGCCCTCGTCATCCGCAAGACCCGTGCCTTTCTTTGATTCCTGGAACAGATATTGCGTATTGTCGTCCAAGCTAGTAGCAGactcggcatcctcatccatTATAACACGAGTGTATCCCTTTCCAGCGCCTCCAAGGCCACTATAGCCATATttctcgtcctcctcctcattgTGTTCTCGCGCAATCAAACGATTGTCGTCGTCATAAATGTCGTACGGAGCGAACGCTGGCATAGTTTGCCAACCaccatcgtcgtcttcctttTCACCTTGATGCTGCGTGGAAAGTTGCTGATGTGAGAACTCTGAGAGGACTGGTTGAGGGCCGCTACCAATGCTAACAGCGCTGACATCTCGGGTATGCGAAATCTTGGGATTCTCATTAGTTTGCTCCGAGCTAGAAGCAGTTCCTTCGGCCTGTTTCTCATCTGGTACGGGAGGCTTTGTGCCATTGGCAACGGGGTCGGCCTTTTCGGATTCTGGTTTTGGGGTTTGCGCACCGCGTGAAGCGGTTTCGTCTGGGCTCACAGTAGGGGTGGATATCGAAGCATGATCCTTCTCTTTGACTTCTTTTTCTGGTTCCGCAGTTTGGGTTTGTGCTCCCGACGTCAAAACTGCAGGCTCGCGAGCAGACGCAACAGATGAAGTTGCAGGCATCGCACTCCGAGCGTCCTCGAAGGGAGCATCGTCGCTCTCACTACCACTCTCCGCTGCCCGGTTACTATCCTTGGAGCCTGCAGATGAGGTTGATGACTTTTGGTCCTTCAGTTCCGGCGCAGGAGTGGACGAGTCTGCATCCTTTGTCTGATTATTCACTTCGTCTGCTGTTTCCGAGGTCGTCATCACATTGTCGACCCCCACGTCAGCCTTCGGCAGTGTCGCGTCGTTAGCCGGGGCTATATAGCGTCGAATCGGCAGGCCAAAATCGTCGGTTTCATGTTGGGCCGGCGTAGGAACAGGAGCTTGTGACGCCTTTGGGTTGGTAGCGTCGTCAGGCTCAACGTCCTTGTTGCTGACCATTGTTGCGATGTCCGACAAACAGAAACAGAACAAAGAGACCGAACCTCGTTTGTctttctactccgtaccacgTCCACATCCAAGACTCGAAGGTTCCGTAGGGGACGGATGGGACGTGATAAAGATAAGGTGTGACGTCTTTTGTAGGAGCCCCGTTTTGGAAGAAGGCGGTGGCGGAGTTGGCTGAAATCAGACGTTTGGCGGCATATAAATTTGAAAGGTGGGTTCTAAAGTTGGCAGCGAGGAAAACGGAACACTGcactggacatggagctccCTCCACGCACTCACTGGCAGGGCCAAAAATAAGGGACAGATTCGgtatgtgctccgtacagtaatactccgtacctatCAATTATTGCCAAATAAAgggaaggaaaagaagagaaaagaaaagaaaaagtcCAGAGGCCCATGTCGGTTCCCTTTCCATTCCACCAGACATCCGGCTGAAGCTCGCAGGGCCAGGGCAACTGGGGAGCCACTGGCCATCGGCTGCTCACTGCGGGCCGCGTCAAATGACTGTGCGGTCAAGCTGGTGCAATAGGCGGGGCCAGGGACGCACTGCCCCTAGTCCTGGACTGTTGGTGTCAACTGCATGTGGCCGTCAAAGGACCTGGATGCTGTCAAGAATGCGCTAACTGCTGCAGGGTGAcggcaccagttgacccttgaGAACCAAATTTGATGTGGGTGCCGGAAATTGGGGCCGCATTCAACCACTGTGACACCACATCGCCAACCGCCCTGACTGACATGGACAGACGAGACTGACAGAAGACCCAAAGAGTATCTCCTCTACACCAGCTTCAGAGTGCGAGTGCGATAACCAGTCGCCTTTAATAAGTTAACAGAGGTACTAGTTCGCAGCAACTCCGACCACACCTCCACTTCCCCAACTGCGACTAACCAGGGTATCCTGCCGCCTGTCAACCGCTCTAGTGGTGTCAACGCACTGCCCCCTTTTTCCACCAACACTTGATCGCcgctcatcatcgccacaGCCTACAGGCCCAGCCGAACTAGGGACTGCGCgctttactccgtactacaaACCGGATATAATTGCCTCCTTTGTTCAATAACCAATCGCCATTttgccaaaaagaaaaagaaaagaaagaaagaaaatacTGAAATTCCCCACCGTCGAAGTCGAAGCACATGCTGTAAAGTCTCAACAATGCGGTTGTATTCATTCTACACCCACCTTTCATAACCGCAGCTGTATATATGTGTACTGGACTTCCTTTTCCGGGGGAGAATATTCAATTAAAGTCATCAGATCCCATGGAGATTAAGAAACCATCTTCTTTTATTTTGACTGGCCACGCCTGCAAAATGCTCACTTTTATGTTGGCATGTCCGATACCAAATGCACGAAACCGTCTTCCAACACCAGCCCCTATCAACACCGTAAACCATAGCTACACAATATAATTCCCCCTTTCAGTGTCTTCCATGATTTCAGCCTTCATCGGTATTTGAGACGGTCTGGGGTACATTGCCCGAGCCCGAGCCCCCTTCGCCTGCCGAGGTAGCATTCGTTGACTCGGATTTTCTCTTTCGCTTCCGCTTGGCCGGCGCATCGCCCAATTCTTCCTCCGTCTCAGCCGTCGTCTTTGGTTTTCTCGTCCCATCCGGCTGCTTTTTAGCTTTCTTCTTCACCGACAAGGGATTGGGCCCCTTCGGACCAGGGCGCTTTGACTTCTTCGTCGGCGGTTTCGGCTCGGCGCCAGTTGCCATCATACTTCCATGGTCGCCATCAGTTTTACCGTCGTCATCTTGTTCGTCGCCATTGTccctttcttctctctttctcttgcCGACTGTTGGCTTCAGTCCCGCCCTAAACTTGCTACGCTCTTCTCGGGCTCGAAGTTGAGCGCTTTCATCGGACATTGGCTCCATAATCATGACGCTTCTCTTGATGTATATTAAAGGTACTCCTCGGACTCCGCGTAGCATGCGCCGTAAATCCAAGTTCTGGCTTGCCACGACATATCGGTGCTTATTCTCGCCCGTATCCTTGGGATCTATGACAGACTGAAGGCACTCCAGCGTACTCAACGGCTCGGGGTACTCATCGGGGTGATGGCCGCAACGTCGTCTCTCGCAAGTCTTGGCTACCTCGATAGCCTCGCTGATACCAGGTTCATTCTTCCGCGCATAGAGCTTCCTAATTTCGCATTGTGTAATC
Proteins encoded:
- the utp23 gene encoding rRNA-processing protein utp23, whose amino-acid sequence is MRGKRSKQYRKLMERYCMTFGFREPYQVLVDAEMVQDSCRFKMELELALQRTAHGKVKPMITQCEIRKLYARKNEPGISEAIEVAKTCERRRCGHHPDEYPEPLSTLECLQSVIDPKDTGENKHRYVVASQNLDLRRMLRGVRGVPLIYIKRSVMIMEPMSDESAQLRAREERSKFRAGLKPTVGKRKREERDNGDEQDDDGKTDGDHGSMMATGAEPKPPTKKSKRPGPKGPNPLSVKKKAKKQPDGTRKPKTTAETEEELGDAPAKRKRKRKSESTNATSAGEGGSGSGNVPQTVSNTDEG